One Helicoverpa zea isolate HzStark_Cry1AcR chromosome 20, ilHelZeax1.1, whole genome shotgun sequence genomic region harbors:
- the LOC124640469 gene encoding HIV Tat-specific factor 1 encodes MARHDKGSKPGFVIKLSNETALKLAEEEQQAKNLLEVEAAASKTENTDSSKPEESIPSENKSTEVSELSKPDEKEVCTKPLEVQDKSAKTDVDSNDGKKDESSWGDYAPYITYEGEEAIYTDPSNNQKYTWSKESNSWTLKTGQEVVGREYSYEDDTHIYTEADGSKFFWDVDKKAWIPKVDDDFLAMYQMSYGFVDNKAEEKDENKEENKKKEQKKADAATGVKRKAEPQWFQPSEETNTKVYVSNLPQDLTEEEFVNFMQKCGLVERDPANQKMKVKLYRDKEQDCFKGDALCTYIKIESVDLGLKLLDGSDLKGNKIKVERASFQMKGDYNPALKPKKKKKKELEKIKKMQQKLFDWRPEKFIGERSKHERIVIVKNLFHPTDFDKDVQLILDFQQDLREEAAKCGEVRKVVIYDRHPEGVAQITMKEPEMADAVVALMNGRYFDKRQITAEIWDGRTKYRIAETDSEISKRINKWDQFLEGKEGEEAKKASVDAKKEDADANDTKQGEIVGKPDEKIKEAISEVKEDKKTADKTNEAGADVEMSDNIE; translated from the coding sequence ATGGCTCGTCATGATAAAGGTTCGAAGCCGGGCTTCGTGATCAAGTTATCAAATGAAACAGCGCTAAAATTGGCTGAAGAAGAACAACAGGCCAAAAATCTGCTAGAAGTAGAGGCTGCAGCTAGTAAGACCGAGAACACGGATTCAAGCAAACCGGAAGAATCAATACCATCCGAGAACAAAAGTACAGAGGTTAGTGAATTGTCTAAACCTGATGAAAAAGAAGTATGTACCAAACCCTTAGAAGTGCAAGACAAATCGGCTAAAACAGACGTAGATAGCAATGATGGTAAAAAAGACGAATCCTCATGGGGGGATTATGCACCTTACATTACATATGAAGGAGAAGAAGCCATCTATACAGACCCATCAAACAATCAAAAATACACATGGAGCAAAGAATCAAATTCTTGGACCTTGAAAACTGGGCAAGAAGTTGTAGGAAGGGAATACAGTTATGAAGATGACACACATATCTACACAGAAGCTGATGGGTCAAAATTTTTCTGGGATGTTGATAAAAAAGCATGGATTCCCAAGGTAGATGATGATTTCCTAGCTATGTATCAGATGTCATACGGATTTGTAGACAACAAAGCAGAAGAAAAGGACGAGAATAAAGAGGAGAATAAAAAGAAGGAACAAAAGAAAGCTGATGCTGCAACTGGAGTGAAAAGGAAAGCTGAACCACAGTGGTTCCAGCCATCAGAAGAGACAAACACTAAAGTTTATGTATCTAATCTACCTCAAGACTTGACTGAAGAAGAATTTGTCAATTTTATGCAAAAATGTGGTCTTGTTGAACGAGACCCTGCAAATCAGAAGATGAAAGTTAAACTTTATAGAGATAAAGAGCAGGACTGTTTCAAAGGGGATGCTTTATGTACATATATCAAAATAGAATCAGTTGACTTAGGTTTAAAACTTCTTGATGGCAGTGATTTAAAaggtaacaaaataaaagtggAGAGAGCATCCTTCCAAATGAAGGGTGATTACAATCCTGCTCTTAAgcctaagaaaaaaaagaaaaaggaaCTTGAGAAGATAAAAAAGATGCAGCAAAAGTTGTTTGATTGGAGACCAGAAAAGTTTATTGGGGAAAGATCAAAACATGAGAGAATAGTTATAGTTAAGAACTTGTTCCATCCAACTGATTTTGATAAAGATGTCCAATTGATTCTGGACTTCCAACAAGATTTAAGAGAGGAAGCAGCAAAGTGCGGGGAAGTTAGGAAAGTTGTAATTTATGATAGACATCCTGAGGGAGTAGCTCAGATTACTATGAAGGAACCTGAAATGGCTGATGCCGTTGTAGCACTCATGAATGGAAGATATTTTGACAAGCGGCAGATTACAGCAGAAATATGGGATGGTAGAACAAAGTATAGGATTGCTGAAACTGATTCAGAAATTAGTAAGAGGATAAATAAGTGGGATCAATTTTTGGAAGGCAAAGAGGGTGAGGAAGCAAAGAAAGCTTCAGTTGATGCTAAAAAGGAAGATGCTGATGCTAATGATACAAAACAAGGGGAAATTGTTGGAAAGCCTGATGAAAAGATAAAAGAAGCAATCAGTGAAGTTAAGGAGGACAAGAAAACTGCTGATAAAACCAATGAGGCTGGTGCTGATGTTGAAATGAGTGATAATATTGAGTaa
- the LOC124640155 gene encoding WD repeat-containing protein 20 isoform X1: MAVQSDSGGKDDVKTQFVTREGTYRLMTLSEYSRPNRVGYTSGSGSSHVRVSLVSLPPGPGGGAPGSDGQGSDDRICFNHGKELYVYVYRGVKKGMSLYYTLPRQAADLTKPVDKKMYKGTNPTCHDFNTITMTPESVSLVIGFSTGQIQLIDPIKKELSKLYNEERLIDKTRVTCIKWVPGSSNLFMSAHASGQLYVYNEELSCGTAAPHYQLFKQGDGYSIHTCRTKSTRNPLYRWLIGADPSCINEFAFSPCGANLAVVSQDGFLRVFHYDTMELIGRARSYFGGFLCVCWSPDGKYVVVGGEDDLVTVWSFSERRVVARGQGHRSWVSVVAFDPYVVSFSEPESEEGVEDDRQKSESVQCYRLGSVSQDTQLCLWDLTEDVLKPPVRARASAHLSPNSQTFSPNGVPGMKIPAPKGAKTNKIGHKHAELSGSNASGEPSGAKPTKTKVNNVSTLNISVGKAKEETSGSLGVNSLTQRLAGFSFGERRSEHRRNFSLTKPAEQKSSASNSVALRGKSAGAQSGDSCDPLKLIGTASCPRFDECPVLEPLVCKKIAHERLTALQFRAEYFVTACADGCVNTWARPARPHNGDARPHRRLDRLDLVD, translated from the exons ATGGCTGTGCAATCGGACTCTGGGGGGAAGGACGACGTGAAGACACAGTTCGTGACGAGAGAAGGGACATACCGCTTGATGACGCTGTCGGAGTACTCGAGGCCTAATCGAGTTGGTTATACGAGCGGCTCCGGCTCCTCTCATGTGCGCGTGTCCCTGGTCAGCCTGCCGCCGGGGCCTGGGGGCGGAGCGCCCGGTTCCGATGGGCAAGGCTCCGACGACAGGATATGCTTCAACCATGGCAAAGAGCTCTATGTTTATGTATACAGAGGTGTTAAAAAG GGCATGTCACTATATTACACACTTCCTCGGCAGGCGGCAGATCTCACGAAGCCGGTTGACAAGAAGATGTACAAAGGAACAAACCCAACTTGTCATGACTTCAACACCATCACGATGACACCGGAAAGTGTGTCCTTAGTTATAGGATTTTCTACCGGCCAAATACAACTCATAGACCCTATTAAGAAAGAATTAAGTAAATTGTACAATGAAGAG AGACTGATCGACAAGACGCGCGTCACGTGCATCAAATGGGTGCCCGGGTCCAGCAACCTGTTCATGTCCGCGCACGCGTCGGGCCAGCTGTACGTATACAACGAGGAGCTGTCGTGTGGCACGGCAGCCCCTCACTACCAGCTGTTCAAGCAAGGCGACGGCTATTCCATCCACACGTGCCGCACCAAGTCTACCAGAAACCCCCTCTATCGCTGGCTCATAGGCGCAGACCCCAGCTGTATCAACGAGTTCGCATTCTCCCCCTGCGGAGCGAATCTAGCAGTCGTCTCCCAAGACGGGTTCCTACGCGTCTTTCACTACGACACCATGGAGCTCATCGGTAGAGCCAGGTCGTACTTCGGAGGATTCCTCTGTGTTTGCTGGTCGCCCGACGGCAAGTATGTCGTCGTTGGAGGTGAAGATGATCTGGTAACTGTGTGGTCGTTCAGCGAAAGACGTGTCGTAGCTAGAGGGCAGGGCCATAGATCGTGGGTGTCAGTCGTAGCCTTCGACCCTTATGTTGTGAGCTTCAGTGAGCCTGAGAGCGAAGAAGGCGTAGAAGATGACAGACAGAAAAGTGAAAGTGTGCAGTGTTATAGGTTAGGCAGTGTATCTCAGGACACACAGTTGTGCTTGTGGGACCTCACTGAAGACGTGTTGAAGCCGCCGGTCCGCGCGCGAGCCTCCGCGCATCTTTCGCCCAACAGTCAAACGTTCTCCCCCAACGGAGTGCCCGGGATGAAAATACCCGCGCCTAAGGGAGCTAAGACCAATAAAATAGGACATAAGCACGCAGAGCTGAGCGGATCGAATGCGTCGGGCGAGCCTTCAGGCGCGAAGCCGACGAAAACGAAAGTGAACAACGTCTCAACGCTAAACATTAGCGTGGGGAAAGCGAAAGAGGAGACATCAGGGTCGCTCGGGGTGAACTCGCTAACTCAGCGGCTAGCCGGGTTCTCGTTCGGCGAGCGCAGGTCTGAGCACCGCAGAAACTTTAGTCTGACGAAGCCGGCGGAGCAGAAGTCGTCGGCATCGAATAGCGTCGCGCTGAGAGGGAAGTCAGCGGGGGCACAGTCGGGGGACTCGTGTGACCCGCTGAAGTTAATCGGCACGGCGTCGTGCCCGCGGTTCGACGAGTGTCCAGTGTTAGAGCCGCTGGTGTGCAAGAAGATCGCCCACGAGCGTCTGACGGCGCTGCAGTTCCGCGCGGAGTACTTCGTGACGGCGTGCGCGGACGGGTGCGTGAACACGTGGGCGCGGCCCGCGCGGCCGCACAACGGCGACGCGCGGCCGCACCGCCGCCTCGACCGCCTCGACCTCGTCGACTAG
- the LOC124640155 gene encoding WD repeat-containing protein 20 isoform X2, protein MAVQSDSGGKDDVKTQFVTREGTYRLMTLSEYSRPNRVGYTSGSGSSHVRVSLVSLPPGPGGGAPGSDGQGSDDRICFNHGKELYVYVYRGVKKAADLTKPVDKKMYKGTNPTCHDFNTITMTPESVSLVIGFSTGQIQLIDPIKKELSKLYNEERLIDKTRVTCIKWVPGSSNLFMSAHASGQLYVYNEELSCGTAAPHYQLFKQGDGYSIHTCRTKSTRNPLYRWLIGADPSCINEFAFSPCGANLAVVSQDGFLRVFHYDTMELIGRARSYFGGFLCVCWSPDGKYVVVGGEDDLVTVWSFSERRVVARGQGHRSWVSVVAFDPYVVSFSEPESEEGVEDDRQKSESVQCYRLGSVSQDTQLCLWDLTEDVLKPPVRARASAHLSPNSQTFSPNGVPGMKIPAPKGAKTNKIGHKHAELSGSNASGEPSGAKPTKTKVNNVSTLNISVGKAKEETSGSLGVNSLTQRLAGFSFGERRSEHRRNFSLTKPAEQKSSASNSVALRGKSAGAQSGDSCDPLKLIGTASCPRFDECPVLEPLVCKKIAHERLTALQFRAEYFVTACADGCVNTWARPARPHNGDARPHRRLDRLDLVD, encoded by the exons ATGGCTGTGCAATCGGACTCTGGGGGGAAGGACGACGTGAAGACACAGTTCGTGACGAGAGAAGGGACATACCGCTTGATGACGCTGTCGGAGTACTCGAGGCCTAATCGAGTTGGTTATACGAGCGGCTCCGGCTCCTCTCATGTGCGCGTGTCCCTGGTCAGCCTGCCGCCGGGGCCTGGGGGCGGAGCGCCCGGTTCCGATGGGCAAGGCTCCGACGACAGGATATGCTTCAACCATGGCAAAGAGCTCTATGTTTATGTATACAGAGGTGTTAAAAAG GCGGCAGATCTCACGAAGCCGGTTGACAAGAAGATGTACAAAGGAACAAACCCAACTTGTCATGACTTCAACACCATCACGATGACACCGGAAAGTGTGTCCTTAGTTATAGGATTTTCTACCGGCCAAATACAACTCATAGACCCTATTAAGAAAGAATTAAGTAAATTGTACAATGAAGAG AGACTGATCGACAAGACGCGCGTCACGTGCATCAAATGGGTGCCCGGGTCCAGCAACCTGTTCATGTCCGCGCACGCGTCGGGCCAGCTGTACGTATACAACGAGGAGCTGTCGTGTGGCACGGCAGCCCCTCACTACCAGCTGTTCAAGCAAGGCGACGGCTATTCCATCCACACGTGCCGCACCAAGTCTACCAGAAACCCCCTCTATCGCTGGCTCATAGGCGCAGACCCCAGCTGTATCAACGAGTTCGCATTCTCCCCCTGCGGAGCGAATCTAGCAGTCGTCTCCCAAGACGGGTTCCTACGCGTCTTTCACTACGACACCATGGAGCTCATCGGTAGAGCCAGGTCGTACTTCGGAGGATTCCTCTGTGTTTGCTGGTCGCCCGACGGCAAGTATGTCGTCGTTGGAGGTGAAGATGATCTGGTAACTGTGTGGTCGTTCAGCGAAAGACGTGTCGTAGCTAGAGGGCAGGGCCATAGATCGTGGGTGTCAGTCGTAGCCTTCGACCCTTATGTTGTGAGCTTCAGTGAGCCTGAGAGCGAAGAAGGCGTAGAAGATGACAGACAGAAAAGTGAAAGTGTGCAGTGTTATAGGTTAGGCAGTGTATCTCAGGACACACAGTTGTGCTTGTGGGACCTCACTGAAGACGTGTTGAAGCCGCCGGTCCGCGCGCGAGCCTCCGCGCATCTTTCGCCCAACAGTCAAACGTTCTCCCCCAACGGAGTGCCCGGGATGAAAATACCCGCGCCTAAGGGAGCTAAGACCAATAAAATAGGACATAAGCACGCAGAGCTGAGCGGATCGAATGCGTCGGGCGAGCCTTCAGGCGCGAAGCCGACGAAAACGAAAGTGAACAACGTCTCAACGCTAAACATTAGCGTGGGGAAAGCGAAAGAGGAGACATCAGGGTCGCTCGGGGTGAACTCGCTAACTCAGCGGCTAGCCGGGTTCTCGTTCGGCGAGCGCAGGTCTGAGCACCGCAGAAACTTTAGTCTGACGAAGCCGGCGGAGCAGAAGTCGTCGGCATCGAATAGCGTCGCGCTGAGAGGGAAGTCAGCGGGGGCACAGTCGGGGGACTCGTGTGACCCGCTGAAGTTAATCGGCACGGCGTCGTGCCCGCGGTTCGACGAGTGTCCAGTGTTAGAGCCGCTGGTGTGCAAGAAGATCGCCCACGAGCGTCTGACGGCGCTGCAGTTCCGCGCGGAGTACTTCGTGACGGCGTGCGCGGACGGGTGCGTGAACACGTGGGCGCGGCCCGCGCGGCCGCACAACGGCGACGCGCGGCCGCACCGCCGCCTCGACCGCCTCGACCTCGTCGACTAG